The Helicoverpa armigera isolate CAAS_96S chromosome 18, ASM3070526v1, whole genome shotgun sequence genome has a window encoding:
- the LOC110378111 gene encoding enhancer of split mbeta protein, with amino-acid sequence MSNMSYEIAYSLADDGPQPVSRTYQYRKVMKPMLERKRRARINRCLDELKELMVSALQSEGENVAKLEKADILELTVRHLHKLRRQRRLSLNPTVDADRFRAGFTHAANEVSRCLASIPGVDVRLGTQLMTHLGHRLNDMQRAAASADTPPASPPSPALSTASSTSGYVSPSPPASPVHMHTTPLDCTTSSFAKSPAVWRPW; translated from the coding sequence ATGTCCAACATGTCTTACGAGATCGCGTATTCGCTCGCAGACGACGGCCCGCAGCCAGTCTCGCGTACTTATCAATATCGCAAAGTGATGAAGCCGATGCTTGAGCGCAAAAGACGCGCTCGCATCAACCGCTGCCTCGACGAACTCAAGGAGTTGATGGTCAGCGCTCTTCAGTCAGAAGGAGAAAATGTTGCAAAATTGGAGAAAGCCGATATTTTGGAATTGACCGTTCGCCACCTTCACAAGCTCCGTCGTCAGCGCCGCCTGTCACTGAACCCAACTGTGGATGCTGACCGCTTCCGTGCTGGATTTACTCATGCTGCCAACGAAGTGTCTCGCTGCTTGGCCTCCATTCCTGGTGTGGATGTCAGGCTGGGCACCCAGCTGATGACCCACCTGGGACACAGACTCAACGACATGCAGCGCGCTGCGGCGTCCGCCGACACTCCTCCGGCCAGCCCGCCCAGCCCCGCGCTGTCCACCGCCTCCTCCACCTCGGGCTACGTGAGCCCCTCGCCGCCTGCGTCTCCCGTGCACATGCACACGACTCCACTGGACTGCACCACCAGCTCGTTCGCCAAGAGCCCGGCCGTGTGGCGACCCTGGTAA